GGGGCAGCCAGGCTGGCGACGACGCGGCTGATCGACAACGTCGAGGTGTGACTTCGGGGATCAGCGCGTGGCGCGCCGGCGCACGCACTCGATGTACTTCTCCCCGTCCGGCGGCAAACCGCTTCGCTGCGACGCCCACATCATCTCGCCCAGGCATTCCATCACCTCGTGCTGCGCCTCGTGCGCGGAGCCGCGCCGGGCGGCGAGCAGTTCGAAGGCCTGCTTGATGCCGCGCGGCTGGTCGATGCTGACCTGCTCGCTGATCGACAAGTGCATCGACAGGTGAAGAAACGGATTGGTGCGCCCGGCCTC
The Piscinibacter sp. XHJ-5 DNA segment above includes these coding regions:
- a CDS encoding DUF1841 family protein, which gives rise to MFAPSQTDVRRFFCDAFRKQRDAVPMTPLEAMASDWIAAHPEYHADLADADAALAAVFDVEAGRTNPFLHLSMHLSISEQVSIDQPRGIKQAFELLAARRGSAHEAQHEVMECLGEMMWASQRSGLPPDGEKYIECVRRRATR